The sequence TTTTCATGACTTTAAGTTTCCTTTCTTTAGAAGTAAATGATAAAGCCCGCAGGCTGCAAAAATCATAATTAAAGGCTCTATCGGAAGGCGGTATCTTGCGATAGGAGCAACCAGGTTATGCATAATGGTAAAGTAAATAAAAAGAACCGTAATAGGCATATAAATAATCCGCCTGTCTTTCGAAACATAAAAACCGATAACTGCGAATAAAAGCCAAAGGGCGTGAAAGAAATACATCAAATAACCTGTCACTTTTGATTTTTTGGAAACCAATTCCTGCCCTACAGGCTGGAACCAAAAGCGGAAAAACTTTTTAACGGTTAATTTCAAAAATCCGGCAGGGTGGCTGGTTATATTCTTAAATGCTTCTTTCTGCATATTTTTTTCTAAAACCACCGGGTTCTTGATTTTATGCACGGCAAATAACTTGTAGAAATCAGCATCCCTGTCTGTTTTTGATATGCCATCCCAGGGCAGGTAGCTCCCGGCCCATAATAATTCCCCGCTGCTTACGTTAACAAGCAACAGCTTGCCAAAAGTGAAGTAATTTCTTACAGTCCAGGGGATTACGGGAATGAAAGTTATAAAAATCAATAATATCAAAGACCTGGAAATAGTTAAAAACGAATATTTTTTTCTTAAAAGCAGGTAAATTCCAACGCTTAAAAAAAACGGATAAAACAACAAAGTTGACCTGCAAAGATTTGTTACGCCGGTTAAAAGAACAGCTATAACTA is a genomic window of Elusimicrobiota bacterium containing:
- a CDS encoding glycosyltransferase family 39 protein — its product is METIKTRHFLIAVFVLSLLIGLSYVLCAPPRPAGFDDSASWDAVAWNVRSGNGFTEADGNPTSVRPPIYPLFLASIFFAFGHNLLIVKIAQALINAFIIVFACLIALEIFNKKIAQITGILLCFYPPLIVYTGIIGSETLFTLLITIVIYAIIVGLKKENILVIVIAVLLTGVTNLCRSTLLFYPFFLSVGIYLLLRKKYSFLTISRSLILLIFITFIPVIPWTVRNYFTFGKLLLVNVSSGELLWAGSYLPWDGISKTDRDADFYKLFAVHKIKNPVVLEKNMQKEAFKNITSHPAGFLKLTVKKFFRFWFQPVGQELVSKKSKVTGYLMYFFHALWLLFAVIGFYVSKDRRIIYMPITVLFIYFTIMHNLVAPIARYRLPIEPLIMIFAACGLYHLLLKKGNLKS